A single genomic interval of Treponema primitia ZAS-1 harbors:
- a CDS encoding sugar ABC transporter substrate-binding protein has protein sequence MESRIKKVFGIALVLISVVTIGAFANGGTQASGGAKTFKVAYVNSDDADFFKKHLLDTFREQISKDPNFSVEYANSSQDITKQLDYIDNYIAKGVNCIIIEPVSPAGVIPGIEKANKAGIPVISICSNSGGGDFTYIGIANLDTGILQGEIAAKALPQNAKIVYMQGMPGYDHSAQRHSGTLDTLKKLRPDVQVLADATANYDRAEGMKLMEDWIQAFPQIDGVLCANDQMALGAIQALKAANRLRGTWVAGVDATDEAVQEVNNGNLGLTLLQDAVKEAQGAYDALNKLRTGERLDKELVIPMAVITKENVAEYLK, from the coding sequence ATGGAAAGCAGAATTAAGAAAGTTTTTGGTATCGCACTGGTGCTCATTTCGGTGGTCACCATCGGTGCTTTTGCCAATGGCGGAACACAGGCTTCAGGCGGGGCAAAGACATTCAAGGTTGCCTATGTCAATTCAGACGATGCAGATTTTTTCAAAAAACATCTTTTGGATACCTTTCGAGAACAGATTTCGAAGGATCCCAACTTCTCAGTGGAGTATGCAAACTCCAGTCAGGATATTACCAAACAACTGGACTATATTGATAACTACATCGCCAAAGGTGTAAATTGTATTATCATTGAACCGGTTTCTCCTGCAGGGGTTATCCCTGGTATTGAAAAGGCGAACAAAGCCGGTATTCCCGTGATCAGCATCTGTTCCAATTCCGGTGGCGGCGATTTTACCTACATTGGTATTGCCAACCTTGATACCGGTATTCTGCAGGGTGAAATCGCGGCCAAAGCACTGCCTCAAAATGCTAAGATAGTGTATATGCAGGGCATGCCCGGTTATGATCACTCCGCTCAGCGCCACTCCGGTACCCTTGACACCCTTAAAAAACTCCGCCCCGATGTACAGGTGCTTGCGGATGCTACGGCCAACTACGACCGTGCCGAGGGCATGAAGCTGATGGAAGACTGGATACAGGCTTTCCCCCAAATTGATGGGGTACTTTGCGCGAACGATCAGATGGCCCTTGGCGCAATTCAGGCGCTCAAGGCGGCGAACCGCCTCAGGGGTACTTGGGTAGCCGGCGTTGATGCCACAGATGAGGCAGTTCAGGAAGTGAACAATGGTAACCTGGGGCTTACACTTCTTCAGGATGCCGTAAAGGAAGCCCAGGGTGCTTACGATGCCCTCAACAAACTCCGTACCGGTGAAAGACTTGACAAAGAACTGGTCATCCCAATGGCTGTGATTACCAAAGAAAACGTGGCAGAGTATTTGAAGTAG
- a CDS encoding sugar ABC transporter ATP-binding protein — MSGDEDSYLLQMFNVVKTFPGVRALDGVDLKVRPGKVHIICGENGAGKSTLMKVLNGMYAADSGEIIFRGETFKSHDIQTSLKMGIAMIYQELNPVLDMTIGENIFLGREPKQGFFVDFKKMYNDTQQLLDSLNIKFKARRKMRALSIAGHQLVEIAKAISQDARVIIMDEPTSAIADTEVEVLFGQIELLKQKGVAIIYITHKMDEIFKIADDITIIRDGKWVASGAKEDFTPEKLVTLMVGREINNIFPKTETANTGDIIMEVKNLTQGVAQGGRFRDISFTLRKGEILGFAGLVGAGRTELMRSVFGLDPFTSGSIVIDKKPVEIKNPSEAIAHGIAMVSEDRKLYGLVVNRSAHENISLTNIKKYVKNIFVSDKAINKDALDMKKMLDIKISDFKVHADTLSGGNQQKLVLAKWLVGDVKILIMDEPTRGIDIGAKAEIHRLMDNFVKQGMAIIMISSELPEIVGMSDRVVVMHEGCLTGILDRRDATQEEIMRLAIKSGGE; from the coding sequence ATGTCGGGGGATGAAGATAGCTACCTGTTGCAAATGTTCAACGTAGTAAAAACGTTCCCTGGGGTAAGGGCGCTGGATGGGGTCGATCTCAAAGTGCGCCCGGGCAAAGTCCACATTATTTGCGGGGAAAACGGCGCAGGTAAGTCAACCCTGATGAAGGTGCTGAACGGAATGTATGCTGCAGATTCCGGTGAAATCATCTTCCGGGGTGAAACCTTCAAATCCCATGATATCCAGACCTCCTTAAAAATGGGGATCGCCATGATTTACCAGGAATTAAACCCTGTTCTGGATATGACTATCGGTGAAAACATCTTCCTGGGACGGGAACCAAAACAGGGATTCTTTGTCGATTTTAAAAAAATGTACAATGATACCCAGCAGCTCCTGGACAGTCTCAATATTAAGTTTAAAGCACGGCGTAAGATGCGTGCCCTGAGCATCGCGGGTCATCAATTGGTGGAAATTGCCAAGGCTATTTCCCAGGATGCGCGGGTCATCATTATGGATGAGCCGACTTCAGCAATTGCGGACACCGAGGTGGAAGTGCTCTTCGGCCAGATCGAACTGCTCAAACAAAAGGGTGTGGCAATAATTTACATTACCCACAAAATGGACGAAATTTTCAAAATAGCAGACGATATCACCATAATACGTGACGGTAAGTGGGTGGCTTCCGGAGCGAAAGAGGATTTTACACCGGAAAAGCTGGTGACATTGATGGTAGGCCGGGAGATCAATAACATTTTCCCCAAAACGGAAACCGCCAATACCGGGGATATTATTATGGAGGTAAAAAACCTCACTCAGGGGGTTGCCCAGGGCGGTCGTTTTCGGGATATTTCCTTTACTCTTCGGAAAGGTGAAATCCTGGGGTTTGCAGGCCTGGTTGGCGCGGGGCGTACGGAACTTATGCGTTCTGTTTTCGGACTCGATCCGTTTACCAGCGGAAGCATTGTTATAGACAAAAAACCGGTGGAAATTAAAAATCCATCCGAAGCGATAGCCCATGGCATCGCTATGGTTAGTGAGGATCGTAAACTGTACGGTCTGGTAGTAAACCGCAGCGCCCACGAAAATATTTCGCTTACCAATATAAAAAAATATGTTAAAAATATTTTTGTAAGCGATAAGGCGATCAATAAAGATGCACTCGATATGAAAAAAATGTTAGATATCAAGATAAGCGATTTCAAAGTACATGCGGATACCCTTTCGGGGGGCAACCAACAAAAGCTCGTTCTGGCGAAATGGCTTGTGGGGGATGTGAAGATCCTCATCATGGACGAACCCACCCGGGGGATTGATATTGGCGCCAAGGCGGAAATTCACCGCTTGATGGACAATTTTGTCAAACAGGGTATGGCAATCATTATGATTTCCTCCGAATTGCCCGAAATTGTCGGAATGAGCGATAGGGTGGTGGTAATGCACGAGGGCTGTCTGACCGGGATTTTGGATCGCAGGGATGCCACCCAAGAAGAGATTATGCGGCTGGCGATTAAGTCAGGAGGGGAATAG
- a CDS encoding helix-turn-helix domain-containing protein, with protein sequence MEIRDIVFVYHMIEDERIAWHGRYHTHGQGEHEIAFFLDGSGVFLCNKNRYPIGPNKFFISAEHEFHSIIPNRKAKSPITFYAILFYVGDGDRDLMDLVASVFTQGQKMLTVNSAYRFQCEDIAQLWKSGDPSLGISAKYLLQSLLYRVYQNVAVQTVYAGQQGGAAKTMAREDDAPKSYKTNKTSSVHVTKAVAIMQTNLRKSISVDEIARLMTLSTEHFSRIFRAETGMSPHQYFIRLKVEAASGLLMSSAKTISQIADWFGFENQFHFSRVFKRCTGMSPLQYRKTYVQTVDFVTVEKLALENE encoded by the coding sequence ATGGAAATTCGGGATATTGTCTTTGTGTATCATATGATTGAGGATGAACGCATTGCTTGGCATGGACGGTACCATACCCATGGTCAGGGTGAACATGAGATCGCTTTTTTCCTCGACGGTTCGGGTGTTTTTTTATGCAATAAAAACCGTTACCCAATAGGGCCGAACAAGTTTTTCATAAGCGCCGAGCATGAGTTTCACTCAATAATTCCAAATCGAAAGGCCAAGTCTCCCATCACCTTCTACGCAATTCTCTTCTATGTGGGGGACGGGGACCGTGACCTTATGGATCTGGTTGCATCGGTTTTTACGCAGGGCCAAAAGATGCTTACCGTGAATAGCGCCTATCGTTTTCAGTGCGAAGATATAGCCCAACTTTGGAAGAGCGGCGATCCGTCTCTTGGCATCTCTGCAAAATATCTGCTCCAAAGCCTTTTGTATCGTGTCTACCAAAACGTAGCTGTGCAAACCGTATACGCCGGTCAGCAAGGGGGCGCCGCAAAAACCATGGCCCGTGAAGACGACGCCCCAAAAAGCTATAAAACCAACAAGACATCCAGCGTCCACGTCACAAAAGCCGTGGCGATCATGCAGACCAACCTAAGGAAGTCTATCAGCGTTGATGAAATTGCGCGTCTTATGACACTTTCCACCGAACACTTTTCCCGCATTTTCCGTGCCGAAACCGGGATGAGTCCCCATCAATATTTTATACGCCTCAAGGTAGAAGCCGCATCGGGGCTGCTCATGTCCTCAGCAAAGACAATCAGCCAAATCGCCGATTGGTTTGGATTTGAGAATCAGTTCCACTTTTCACGGGTTTTCAAGCGTTGTACCGGAATGTCTCCCCTACAATACCGCAAAACCTATGTTCAGACGGTTGATTTTGTGACCGTAGAAAAACTTGCCCTTGAAAATGAATGA
- a CDS encoding ABC transporter permease, producing MDTLNKNTISKFIYDGLQKSGILLILILLFLLSSVFVGGFFSVANLTNVLRQITVVTIIALGATFVIILGHINVAYGSEIALIGCITCKVMVLSGSLTVSLIVGLALGLAIGALNGYIITWFSIPAFIMTLAITTIARGSVLLFTNAIPITGMAKQFAFLGQGSLGFMPVSVLILIVLFFATWILLNRTAFGRHLYATGGNESAAVASGVKTKNIVRKAFLLDGLMTAIAGILMMSRMNSGQPASGVGYEFDAITAVVVGGTSLAGGSGSIVGTIIGAMIVGILNNILNLINVNSYWQQITKGIIILIAVIVDVVAKRTRRA from the coding sequence ATGGATACACTAAATAAAAATACAATCAGTAAATTCATCTACGATGGTTTACAAAAAAGCGGTATCCTCCTTATTTTGATTCTGCTTTTTCTTTTATCTTCAGTTTTTGTGGGCGGGTTTTTTTCGGTAGCCAACTTAACGAATGTCCTGCGTCAAATCACGGTGGTCACCATCATCGCCTTAGGCGCCACGTTTGTAATCATTTTAGGTCACATCAACGTGGCTTATGGTTCTGAAATAGCGTTGATTGGATGTATCACCTGTAAAGTAATGGTACTGTCCGGGAGCCTCACCGTGAGTCTGATTGTTGGTTTGGCACTGGGACTCGCCATCGGAGCTTTGAACGGGTATATCATCACGTGGTTTAGCATTCCGGCGTTCATCATGACCCTGGCAATTACCACCATCGCCCGGGGCTCGGTACTGCTTTTTACAAACGCCATCCCCATCACCGGAATGGCCAAACAGTTTGCGTTTTTAGGACAGGGATCCCTGGGTTTCATGCCGGTTTCTGTGCTTATTTTAATTGTACTGTTTTTCGCGACCTGGATTTTGCTTAACCGTACCGCATTCGGCAGGCATCTGTATGCCACCGGGGGCAATGAAAGCGCGGCGGTTGCATCCGGTGTAAAAACAAAAAATATAGTTCGTAAGGCTTTCTTGCTTGACGGTCTTATGACGGCGATTGCGGGAATTTTGATGATGAGCCGTATGAACTCAGGACAGCCGGCATCCGGTGTGGGTTACGAGTTTGATGCAATCACTGCGGTGGTAGTCGGCGGTACCAGCTTAGCGGGCGGATCGGGCAGCATCGTAGGGACAATCATCGGCGCCATGATTGTCGGTATTCTTAACAATATCCTGAACCTGATAAACGTTAACTCGTATTGGCAGCAGATTACCAAGGGTATCATTATTCTGATAGCGGTAATTGTGGATGTGGTGGCCAAGCGCACCCGTCGTGCTTAA